One window of the Deinococcus aerius genome contains the following:
- the rlmB gene encoding 23S rRNA (guanosine(2251)-2'-O)-methyltransferase RlmB, which produces MLLYGRNPVLEALRDGRVTEVLVARGVEEAFVRDLKGFDVRVRFAPRIELDQIAGTTQHQGVIAEVEDLEWATVDDILDRAEARGEDLLIVLLDGITNPRNFGAIIRSAEVLGAHGVVVEERRSAPLSPVVAKTAAGATSYLPVAQTKNLPRLMEQLKQGGVWVYGAAGEAAQDVGSTDFSGKVALVIGAEGEGLRRLVREKCDALVRIPTRGQVQSLNASVAAGILLYEAARTRGAK; this is translated from the coding sequence ATGTTGCTGTACGGACGGAATCCGGTGCTCGAAGCCCTGCGCGACGGGCGCGTGACCGAGGTGCTTGTCGCGCGGGGCGTCGAGGAGGCGTTCGTGCGCGACCTCAAGGGTTTTGACGTGCGGGTGCGGTTTGCCCCCCGCATCGAGCTCGACCAGATCGCGGGTACGACCCAGCACCAGGGCGTCATCGCGGAGGTCGAGGACCTGGAATGGGCGACGGTGGACGACATCCTCGACCGGGCCGAGGCGCGGGGGGAAGACCTGCTGATCGTCCTCCTCGACGGCATCACCAACCCGCGCAACTTCGGGGCGATCATCCGCTCGGCGGAAGTATTGGGCGCGCACGGCGTCGTGGTGGAGGAACGGCGCAGCGCCCCCCTCTCCCCGGTCGTCGCCAAGACGGCGGCGGGGGCGACGAGCTACCTCCCGGTCGCGCAGACGAAGAACCTCCCGCGCCTGATGGAGCAGCTCAAGCAGGGCGGCGTGTGGGTCTACGGCGCGGCGGGCGAGGCGGCGCAGGACGTGGGCAGCACGGATTTCAGCGGCAAGGTCGCCCTGGTGATCGGTGCGGAGGGCGAGGGGCTGAGGCGCCTGGTCCGCGAGAAGTGCGACGCGCTCGTGCGGATTCCCACCCGGGGACAGGTGCAGTCCCTGAACGCCTCCGTCGCGGCGGGTATCCTGCTGTACGAGGCGGCGCGGACGAGGGGGGCGAAGTGA
- a CDS encoding DUF3197 domain-containing protein, with protein sequence MQIADPFGVPGAPLETLHAVLSQLEGVDRGGGRLILISDRQGDRPATRYAALFILGEDALITAPAFGPEYGAVGAQALADLTRWAQERGWPVRETILPPPDFVRVLAEPDEGEVARLIAASNPSDPAIYTTLPKRRTADEWEE encoded by the coding sequence ATGCAGATCGCTGACCCGTTCGGGGTGCCCGGGGCACCGCTGGAGACGCTGCACGCCGTCCTCTCGCAGTTAGAGGGCGTGGACCGCGGGGGCGGCCGGCTCATCCTGATTAGCGACCGGCAGGGGGACCGCCCCGCCACCCGCTACGCGGCCCTCTTCATCTTGGGAGAAGACGCCCTCATCACCGCGCCCGCCTTCGGCCCGGAGTACGGCGCGGTGGGCGCCCAGGCCCTCGCCGACCTGACCCGCTGGGCGCAGGAGCGCGGCTGGCCGGTGCGCGAGACGATCCTGCCGCCCCCCGACTTCGTGCGCGTCCTCGCCGAGCCGGACGAGGGCGAGGTGGCCCGGCTGATCGCCGCGAGCAATCCCAGCGACCCCGCGATCTACACCACGCTGCCCAAACGCCGAACCGCCGACGAGTGGGAGGAATGA
- a CDS encoding S4 domain-containing protein — MKQKLPTLVAQARGGRVVRTPFLDGDDIDRRQLQDDEVRFVIAGGFPDARRVILTLYPAHIPEVDSGVTVLRVTPQAGGPPWDVQDFTVHLRRLNLPEDGLGDVREERGGSFLIAATGKAAQTLEGLTELGGREVEVEEVGETAGRGSKTREVVVPSMRVDVVGAKGFGVSRAYFQQGIDGGKVRLNGQPARASSEIREGDSLSAEGIGRIDFRRVVNETRRGNFKVELEVHR; from the coding sequence ATGAAGCAGAAGCTCCCCACGCTGGTGGCGCAGGCGCGAGGTGGGCGCGTGGTCCGCACCCCCTTTCTCGACGGTGATGACATCGACCGCCGCCAACTCCAGGACGACGAGGTGCGCTTCGTGATCGCGGGCGGCTTCCCCGACGCCCGGCGGGTGATCCTCACCCTGTATCCCGCTCATATTCCCGAGGTGGACAGCGGCGTGACCGTGCTGCGCGTAACCCCACAGGCGGGCGGTCCCCCCTGGGACGTGCAGGACTTCACCGTGCATCTGCGCCGCCTGAACCTGCCCGAAGACGGGCTCGGCGACGTGCGCGAGGAGCGCGGCGGCTCCTTCCTGATCGCTGCTACCGGCAAGGCCGCGCAGACGCTGGAAGGCCTCACCGAACTGGGGGGCCGCGAGGTCGAGGTCGAGGAGGTCGGCGAGACGGCGGGGCGGGGCTCCAAGACGCGCGAGGTCGTGGTGCCCTCCATGCGGGTGGACGTGGTGGGGGCCAAGGGTTTTGGCGTCAGCCGCGCCTACTTCCAGCAGGGGATCGACGGGGGCAAGGTGCGCCTGAACGGCCAGCCCGCCCGCGCCAGTTCCGAGATCCGCGAGGGCGACAGCCTCAGCGCCGAGGGGATCGGGCGCATCGACTTCCGCCGCGTGGTGAACGAGACCCGGCGCGGCAATTTCAAGGTGGAACTGGAAGTGCACCGGTGA
- the zapE gene encoding cell division protein ZapE, producing MIDLLSRTPTLTPEELTASLAPSARFRDVRFETYRPNPAYPSQEEARASLQAFLKGAQVRPGGFRLFRRAKPEGRGLYLDGGFGVGKTHLLASTYHAAEGRRALMSFQDLMYVIGALGMTRAVETFRGHDLLLIDEFELDDPGNTHMANTFLGQLMPAGTSVVATSNTEPGALGQGRFNAADFQRQIQGIAERFETHRIDGPDYRQRGTTPAQPLTPEEFRAWLSRQPDATLAVVSHRDLNRHLLEVHPSRFGRLLAGVEGLGVTDLTPMPDQNVALRFVHFIDKLYDLGLRAAFTGVPLGQLFSETYRHGAYAKKYSRCLSRLSELLREARA from the coding sequence ATGATTGACCTTCTCTCCCGCACCCCCACCCTCACCCCGGAAGAACTGACGGCGAGCCTCGCCCCCAGCGCCCGCTTCCGGGACGTGCGCTTCGAGACCTACCGCCCCAACCCCGCCTACCCCAGCCAGGAGGAGGCCCGCGCCAGCCTCCAGGCCTTTCTGAAGGGGGCGCAGGTGCGGCCCGGCGGCTTTCGCCTCTTTCGCCGCGCCAAGCCCGAGGGGCGGGGCCTGTACCTCGACGGCGGCTTCGGGGTCGGCAAGACGCACCTGCTCGCCAGCACCTACCACGCGGCGGAGGGCAGACGCGCCCTGATGAGCTTTCAGGACCTGATGTATGTGATCGGTGCGCTCGGCATGACCCGCGCCGTGGAAACCTTTCGCGGCCACGACCTGCTGCTGATCGACGAATTCGAGCTCGACGATCCCGGCAACACCCACATGGCGAACACCTTCCTGGGCCAACTGATGCCCGCCGGGACGAGCGTGGTCGCCACGAGCAACACCGAGCCCGGCGCCCTGGGGCAGGGCCGCTTCAACGCCGCCGACTTCCAGCGTCAGATTCAGGGCATCGCCGAGCGCTTCGAGACGCACCGCATCGACGGCCCCGACTACCGCCAGCGCGGCACCACCCCCGCCCAGCCCCTCACGCCCGAGGAGTTCCGCGCGTGGCTCTCCCGGCAGCCCGACGCGACCCTGGCGGTTGTCAGCCACCGCGACCTCAACCGGCACCTGCTGGAGGTCCATCCCAGCCGCTTTGGCCGGCTGCTCGCCGGGGTGGAGGGGCTGGGCGTGACCGATCTCACGCCCATGCCCGACCAGAACGTCGCCCTGCGCTTCGTGCATTTCATCGACAAGCTGTACGACCTGGGGCTGCGGGCGGCTTTTACCGGGGTGCCGCTGGGGCAGCTTTTCAGCGAGACCTACCGCCACGGCGCCTATGCCAAGAAATACAGCCGCTGCCTCAGCCGCCTTTCCGAGCTGCTGCGCGAGGCGCGGGCTTAG